The Pseudoxanthobacter soli DSM 19599 genome contains a region encoding:
- a CDS encoding flagellar hook protein FlgE, translating into MSLYGVLRTSVSGMNAQSNKLGTVSDNIANSSTTGYKRASTEFSSLLLENQGTGSYNSGSVETKVRYAISDEGTRTYTTSSTDLAIGGDGFFIVADQNGTGAPVLTRAGSFVKDGATGNLVNAAGFTLLGYNLTDGSAGVINGTQGLVPVNMSSMNMMAEPTSSGAFSANLPDGDAVGATKTSSVVMYDNLGNEVLTKVEFTKTAAADATATPPTGAQWTMTLTANGTTTTQNLEFNSSGQLTTPNPATTSVEILNGNNVSVDISGLTALAGDYQPSAPFDGSPPQSVEDTVIDPDGVVYAVYEDGSRKAAFRIPLATVASPDNLQPMAGNVFTTTNDSGGIQIGTAETGAYGSIVSGALESSNVDIANELTEMIIAQRDYTANSKSFQTGTELLDVLMNLKR; encoded by the coding sequence ATGAGCCTTTATGGTGTGCTGCGCACAAGCGTTTCCGGCATGAACGCGCAGTCGAACAAGCTCGGGACGGTCTCCGACAACATCGCCAACTCCAGCACAACCGGTTACAAGCGGGCATCCACGGAGTTCTCGTCGCTCCTGCTCGAGAACCAGGGAACCGGCAGCTACAATTCGGGCTCCGTCGAGACCAAGGTGCGCTACGCCATCAGCGACGAGGGCACGCGGACCTACACCACGTCTTCGACCGACCTGGCCATCGGCGGCGACGGCTTCTTCATCGTTGCCGACCAGAACGGCACCGGCGCGCCGGTGCTGACGCGGGCCGGCTCGTTCGTGAAGGACGGCGCGACGGGAAATCTCGTCAACGCCGCGGGCTTCACCCTGCTTGGCTACAACCTGACCGACGGCTCCGCCGGCGTGATCAACGGAACCCAGGGGCTCGTCCCCGTCAACATGTCGTCGATGAACATGATGGCGGAGCCGACGTCCTCTGGCGCGTTCTCCGCGAACCTGCCGGACGGCGATGCGGTCGGCGCGACGAAGACGAGTTCGGTCGTGATGTACGACAATCTCGGCAACGAGGTTCTGACCAAAGTGGAGTTCACAAAGACGGCTGCCGCCGACGCGACCGCGACGCCGCCGACGGGCGCGCAGTGGACGATGACGCTGACCGCGAACGGCACGACCACCACCCAGAACCTCGAGTTCAACTCGTCGGGCCAGCTCACGACCCCCAATCCGGCGACGACCAGTGTCGAGATTCTCAACGGCAACAATGTCAGCGTCGACATCTCGGGCTTGACCGCGCTTGCGGGCGACTATCAGCCGTCCGCGCCGTTCGACGGCTCGCCCCCGCAGAGTGTCGAGGACACGGTGATCGACCCGGACGGCGTGGTCTATGCGGTTTATGAGGATGGCAGCCGCAAGGCCGCTTTCCGCATTCCGCTCGCCACCGTGGCGAGCCCGGACAATCTGCAGCCGATGGCCGGCAACGTCTTCACCACGACCAACGATTCCGGCGGCATCCAGATCGGGACGGCCGAGACGGGGGCCTACGGCTCCATCGTTTCGGGCGCGCTGGAGTCCTCCAACGTCGATATCGCCAACGAGCTGACCGAGATGATCATCGCCCAGCGCGACTACACGGCCAACTCGAAGTCGTTCCAGACGGGCACCGAACTTCTCGACGTGCTCATGAACCTGAAGCGCTGA
- a CDS encoding flagellar motor switch protein FliG yields MSASASTKTTVSRPLEGADRVAALLMTMGRPAAVQVMKHFSQDELKVITRAIADLQPVSTAQIEQLIEDLAAQFVAGANLIGTVSEVERLLSGMLPPEQIQDILADVLGNANHSIWDRISTVSEGALASYILKEHPQTAALILSKVKPSCAAKVMGHLPTDLRNDVMRRMLTLKPLVEATMKIIERTIHEDFLVNFSRNMGADTHARMADIINKMERDHMENVLQNLSDTRPKSAEILKGLLFTFDDIVNLTPKARTALFDQIPNDRVVMALKGTDAGFRDIILQSLASRVRRMVEQELATGQPATQRDVTEARRMITDLALEMAGRGEIELNSDQDDGGALYR; encoded by the coding sequence ATGTCGGCCTCCGCTTCGACCAAGACGACCGTCAGCCGCCCTCTGGAAGGGGCGGACCGCGTTGCCGCGTTGCTCATGACCATGGGCAGACCGGCTGCGGTGCAGGTCATGAAGCATTTCAGCCAGGACGAGTTGAAGGTCATCACGCGGGCGATCGCCGATCTGCAGCCGGTGTCAACCGCCCAGATCGAGCAGCTGATCGAGGACCTCGCCGCACAGTTCGTCGCCGGCGCGAATCTCATCGGCACCGTCAGCGAAGTGGAGCGGCTGCTGAGCGGCATGCTGCCGCCGGAGCAGATCCAGGACATCCTCGCCGACGTGCTCGGCAACGCCAATCATTCGATCTGGGATCGCATCTCGACGGTCTCGGAAGGCGCTCTGGCGAGCTACATCCTCAAGGAACACCCGCAGACCGCGGCGCTGATCCTGTCGAAGGTCAAGCCGTCGTGCGCCGCCAAGGTGATGGGCCACCTGCCGACGGACCTGCGCAATGACGTGATGCGCCGGATGCTGACGCTGAAGCCCCTGGTCGAGGCGACGATGAAGATCATCGAGCGCACCATCCATGAGGACTTCCTCGTCAACTTCTCGCGCAACATGGGCGCAGACACCCATGCCCGCATGGCCGACATCATCAACAAGATGGAGCGCGACCATATGGAAAACGTGCTCCAGAACCTGTCGGACACGCGGCCGAAATCCGCAGAAATCCTCAAGGGCCTGCTGTTCACCTTCGACGACATCGTCAATCTCACGCCCAAGGCCCGCACGGCGCTGTTCGACCAGATCCCGAACGACCGCGTGGTCATGGCGCTGAAGGGAACGGATGCCGGTTTCCGCGACATCATCCTTCAGTCGCTCGCCTCGCGCGTGCGCCGCATGGTGGAGCAGGAACTGGCGACGGGCCAGCCGGCGACCCAGCGCGACGTCACCGAAGCACGCCGCATGATCACGGACCTCGCGCTGGAAATGGCCGGCCGCGGCGAGATCGAACTGAACTCGGATCAGGACGACGGCGGGGCGCTGTACCGGTAA
- the motA gene encoding flagellar motor stator protein MotA, producing MGVLIGLVIGVGSLLGGFVAMGGHIAVIWQPWEFVIILGIALGTFIIANPMKVIADTGRAMLQAMTGAVPKRKDFLDLLRLLYTLMRDLRTRPRNEVEAHIDDPNNSELFRQFPSILKDKELTQYICDYVRLIIIGNARSHEIEGLMEQEINTIRRGRTKPASALGTVAEALPAVGICAAVLGIVKAMGALDQSPEVLGHYIGAALIGTFVGIFLSYAVIGPLAQKIKTTRELQCSPYIIVKQTLIAFMNGALPQIALEHGRKTITANERPTIDEVESEAISAPPTSAAPAQKVA from the coding sequence TTGGGCGTATTGATCGGACTCGTCATTGGCGTCGGCTCGCTGCTCGGCGGCTTCGTCGCGATGGGCGGCCATATCGCGGTCATCTGGCAGCCGTGGGAATTCGTCATCATCCTGGGCATCGCGCTCGGCACCTTCATCATCGCCAATCCGATGAAAGTGATCGCGGATACCGGTCGTGCGATGCTCCAGGCGATGACGGGTGCGGTTCCGAAGCGCAAAGACTTCCTCGACCTGCTGCGGTTGCTCTACACCCTGATGCGCGACCTGCGCACCCGGCCGCGCAACGAGGTCGAGGCCCACATCGACGACCCCAACAATTCCGAGCTGTTCAGGCAGTTTCCGAGCATCCTGAAGGACAAGGAACTCACGCAATATATCTGCGACTATGTCCGGCTCATCATCATCGGCAACGCCCGGTCCCACGAGATCGAGGGCCTGATGGAGCAGGAGATCAACACGATCCGGCGCGGGCGCACCAAGCCGGCGTCCGCGCTGGGGACGGTCGCCGAGGCGCTGCCCGCCGTCGGCATCTGCGCCGCGGTGCTCGGCATCGTCAAGGCAATGGGTGCGCTCGACCAGTCGCCGGAAGTGCTCGGCCATTATATCGGTGCGGCCCTGATCGGCACCTTCGTGGGCATTTTCCTGTCCTACGCGGTCATCGGGCCGCTCGCACAGAAGATCAAGACCACCCGCGAGCTGCAGTGCTCGCCCTACATCATCGTCAAGCAGACGCTGATCGCGTTCATGAACGGGGCGCTGCCGCAGATCGCGCTTGAGCACGGCCGCAAGACCATCACTGCCAACGAACGCCCGACCATCGATGAGGTGGAAAGCGAGGCGATTTCCGCGCCGCCGACCAGTGCGGCGCCGGCACAGAAGGTCGCCTGA
- the fliI gene encoding flagellar protein export ATPase FliI — MHAMARLEAAISAALVDIPVVRVGGVVNEVAPTHYRLNGISPFVKLGDRVGYTDGGRVALGEVVRINDDGAVIKPFDARISVGIGAVAFRMGAMALSPHPSWKGRVINALGEPIDGRGVLMRGERAMPVDTEPPPAMTRARIRKPLRTGVRVVDLFTPLCEGQRIGIFAGSGVGKSTLLSMLARAQGFDSVVVSLVGERGREVREFLEGALAPNLSRSVVVVSTGDESPMMRRLAPQSALAVAEYFRDLGDSVLLIVDSVTRYAHAARDVALAAGEPAVARGYTPSVFSALPKLLERAGPGSEGAGSITGVFSVLVDGDDHNDPVADAIRGTLDGHIVLDRSIADQGRFPAVNMLGSISRLADLVWSKDERELVRRLRAMISRFEDTRDLRLMGGYHAGSDTELDQAVALVPKIYDALRQHPEGAACKDAFADLAQVLRGGAPAAQQPRTS; from the coding sequence ATGCATGCGATGGCGCGCCTCGAGGCGGCAATCAGCGCAGCTCTGGTCGATATTCCGGTCGTGCGCGTCGGCGGCGTCGTCAACGAGGTTGCGCCGACGCACTACCGGCTGAACGGCATCTCGCCCTTCGTCAAGCTCGGCGATCGCGTCGGCTATACCGACGGCGGTCGCGTCGCCCTCGGCGAGGTCGTGCGCATCAACGACGACGGCGCCGTCATCAAGCCGTTCGATGCCAGGATTTCGGTCGGGATCGGTGCCGTCGCCTTCCGCATGGGGGCGATGGCGCTCTCGCCGCATCCGAGCTGGAAGGGTCGCGTCATCAACGCCCTCGGCGAGCCGATCGACGGCCGCGGCGTGCTGATGCGCGGCGAGCGGGCGATGCCGGTCGATACGGAGCCGCCGCCGGCGATGACGCGGGCGCGCATCCGCAAGCCGCTGCGCACCGGTGTGCGCGTGGTGGATCTGTTCACGCCGCTGTGCGAGGGCCAGCGCATCGGCATCTTCGCCGGTTCGGGCGTAGGCAAGTCCACGCTTCTGTCGATGCTCGCCCGCGCCCAGGGGTTTGACAGCGTCGTGGTCTCGCTCGTCGGCGAACGCGGCCGCGAGGTCCGCGAGTTCCTGGAAGGCGCCTTGGCGCCTAACCTGTCCCGCTCGGTTGTTGTGGTTTCCACGGGTGACGAGAGCCCGATGATGCGCCGGCTCGCACCGCAATCGGCGCTGGCGGTGGCGGAGTATTTCCGCGATCTCGGCGATTCCGTGCTGCTGATCGTCGATTCCGTGACGCGTTATGCCCATGCGGCGCGTGACGTCGCTCTGGCCGCCGGCGAGCCTGCCGTCGCGCGCGGCTACACGCCAAGCGTGTTCAGCGCGCTCCCGAAGCTGCTGGAGCGCGCAGGGCCCGGCAGCGAGGGCGCGGGCAGCATCACCGGCGTGTTTTCCGTGCTGGTGGACGGAGACGACCACAACGATCCGGTGGCCGACGCCATCCGCGGCACGCTTGACGGCCATATCGTGCTCGACCGTTCGATCGCGGACCAGGGCCGGTTTCCCGCAGTCAACATGCTCGGGTCGATTTCCCGCCTCGCCGACCTCGTCTGGAGCAAGGACGAGCGGGAGCTGGTCCGGCGCCTGCGCGCCATGATCTCGCGGTTCGAGGACACCCGCGATCTGCGGCTGATGGGCGGCTATCACGCCGGCAGCGACACGGAACTGGACCAGGCGGTGGCGCTGGTCCCGAAAATCTACGACGCGTTGCGGCAGCATCCGGAAGGGGCGGCCTGCAAGGATGCGTTCGCCGACCTCGCCCAGGTGCTGCGGGGCGGGGCCCCGGCCGCGCAACAGCCTCGCACAAGCTAG
- a CDS encoding DUF1217 domain-containing protein: MVSTFANYNLIARNLDRTLTLKKAEPLVARDTDYFLANIGNVKSVDDFIKDTRLFNYAMNAFGLEDMAYAKAYMRKVLDEGIADKNSFANRLADDRFVNFAKTFDFAAKGDKVTSDTEAMKKVTELYARQEVEEEAGNEDEGVRLALYFERTAPTVKSAYGLLADPALWQVVKTVLGFPDAMAGADIDKQAAAVNKRLDVKDLQDPEKLQKLIGRFTVMWDVNNNTDTDPVLTLFSSGSGSAQSTVSTELAATLHNLKRGGY; the protein is encoded by the coding sequence ATGGTTTCGACGTTCGCGAACTACAACCTGATCGCCCGGAATCTCGACCGCACGCTCACGCTGAAGAAAGCGGAGCCGCTCGTTGCGCGCGATACCGACTATTTCCTTGCCAACATCGGCAACGTGAAGTCGGTCGATGACTTCATCAAGGACACGCGGCTTTTCAATTATGCGATGAACGCCTTCGGCCTCGAGGATATGGCCTATGCCAAGGCGTACATGCGCAAGGTCCTCGACGAAGGCATCGCCGATAAGAACAGCTTCGCCAATCGCCTCGCCGACGATCGTTTCGTCAACTTTGCCAAGACGTTCGACTTCGCCGCCAAGGGCGACAAGGTCACCTCCGACACCGAGGCGATGAAGAAGGTCACCGAACTCTACGCCCGCCAGGAGGTGGAGGAGGAGGCCGGCAACGAAGACGAGGGCGTGCGCCTCGCGCTCTATTTCGAGCGGACCGCGCCAACCGTTAAGTCGGCTTACGGCCTGCTGGCCGATCCCGCGCTCTGGCAGGTCGTGAAGACGGTGCTCGGCTTCCCCGACGCGATGGCGGGCGCCGACATCGACAAGCAGGCGGCCGCCGTGAACAAGCGGCTCGACGTGAAGGACCTGCAGGATCCCGAAAAGCTGCAGAAGCTGATCGGGCGCTTCACGGTCATGTGGGACGTGAACAACAACACCGATACCGATCCGGTCCTGACGCTGTTTTCGAGCGGCTCAGGCTCGGCGCAATCAACCGTCAGCACGGAGCTGGCGGCAACGCTGCACAATCTGAAGCGCGGGGGATACTGA
- the flgF gene encoding flagellar basal-body rod protein FlgF translates to MPSSLYVALAGQVSMNRRLETIANNLANMTTPGYRAEEVKFETLLSKTRAQSVAFPTSGETYISRRPGPITYTGNPLDVATEGNHWFALQTPDGTVYTRDGRLKMNEIGELQSVAGYPVLDPGGAPVRVDPQAGQIVIGDDGSIMQGDRQVGGIGVFQLPDNAKLSRYENSGVMSDEPGVPPQDPIGAGVRQGYLEGANVNPIMEMTRLIAVTRAFEMASSAMGQGESTQDEAIRSLGSPT, encoded by the coding sequence ATGCCGTCCAGCCTCTATGTCGCGCTCGCCGGCCAGGTCTCGATGAACCGCCGGCTGGAAACGATCGCCAACAATCTCGCCAACATGACCACGCCCGGCTACCGCGCCGAGGAGGTGAAGTTCGAGACGCTTCTGTCGAAGACCCGCGCTCAGAGCGTGGCCTTCCCGACCAGCGGCGAGACTTATATCTCCCGCCGGCCCGGACCGATCACTTACACCGGCAACCCGCTTGACGTGGCGACGGAGGGCAACCACTGGTTCGCTCTCCAGACGCCCGACGGCACCGTCTATACCCGCGACGGCCGGCTGAAGATGAACGAGATCGGCGAACTGCAATCGGTGGCAGGCTATCCTGTCCTCGATCCGGGTGGCGCGCCGGTCCGGGTGGATCCGCAGGCCGGACAGATCGTGATCGGTGACGACGGCTCGATCATGCAGGGCGACCGTCAGGTCGGCGGCATCGGGGTGTTTCAACTGCCCGACAACGCCAAGCTCTCGCGCTACGAAAATTCCGGCGTGATGTCCGATGAGCCCGGCGTGCCGCCGCAGGATCCGATTGGGGCCGGCGTGCGACAGGGCTACCTCGAGGGCGCGAACGTCAATCCCATCATGGAGATGACCCGACTGATCGCCGTAACGCGGGCGTTCGAGATGGCTTCCTCCGCCATGGGCCAGGGCGAGTCCACCCAGGACGAGGCGATCCGCTCCCTCGGCAGCCCGACCTGA
- a CDS encoding flagellar motor switch protein FliM, with protein MAGAQTHNDIRDMLLDAAGLSLDRLPMLHVVFDRLAAFCADSLRHLAASQAYYSLSHVESGRIGDILEVYEANAIAGVFHVPTWDTHVIVGFDRDFVFTIIEVLFGSDGSEPPLDEERSFSNIELRVAQALFEEIAKALQMSFALVSDVQFKFERVETRMDFAVIGRRNNLAVAAKFLLQAIGRGGEMFVIIPQSALTPMRQQLARVVSGESSGRDPTWARQIRSEVQRAEVSLRAILEERQIELGEVADFHIGQIIQLQATPLSPVKLECNDQALFWCSLGQSEGNYKLKIEDVVSYEQEYIDDILPR; from the coding sequence ATGGCGGGCGCCCAGACCCACAACGATATCCGCGACATGCTGCTCGACGCGGCCGGGCTTTCGCTCGACCGGCTGCCGATGCTGCATGTGGTGTTCGACCGCCTGGCGGCGTTCTGCGCCGACAGCCTGCGGCATCTCGCGGCCTCGCAGGCTTATTATTCGCTGAGCCACGTCGAAAGCGGACGCATCGGCGACATCCTTGAGGTCTACGAGGCAAACGCCATCGCGGGCGTTTTCCACGTCCCCACCTGGGACACCCACGTCATCGTCGGCTTCGACCGCGACTTCGTGTTCACAATCATCGAGGTTCTGTTCGGCTCCGACGGCTCTGAACCCCCGCTCGACGAGGAGCGCAGCTTCTCCAACATCGAGCTGCGCGTCGCACAGGCGTTGTTCGAGGAGATCGCCAAGGCGCTGCAGATGTCGTTCGCACTGGTCAGCGACGTGCAGTTCAAGTTCGAGCGCGTCGAGACCCGCATGGACTTCGCGGTCATCGGCCGCCGCAACAACCTTGCGGTCGCGGCGAAATTCCTGCTCCAGGCTATCGGCCGCGGCGGCGAGATGTTCGTGATCATCCCGCAATCGGCCCTCACGCCGATGCGCCAGCAGCTCGCGCGCGTCGTCTCCGGCGAATCCTCCGGGCGCGACCCGACATGGGCGCGGCAGATCCGCAGCGAAGTGCAGCGCGCCGAGGTCAGCCTGCGGGCGATCCTGGAGGAGCGTCAGATCGAGCTCGGCGAGGTCGCCGACTTCCACATCGGTCAGATCATCCAGCTCCAGGCGACGCCGCTCAGCCCTGTCAAACTCGAATGCAACGACCAGGCCCTGTTCTGGTGCAGCCTCGGCCAGTCGGAAGGGAACTACAAGCTCAAGATCGAGGACGTCGTCAGCTACGAGCAGGAATATATCGATGATATCCTCCCTCGTTGA
- the fliN gene encoding flagellar motor switch protein FliN — MRIPVLLQVVLGSATMPVANLMKLGRGAIVPLDHRVGEPVDIVVNGRVIARGEVVVVEDDNSRFGVSLTEIIGPPGSEISS; from the coding sequence ATGCGCATCCCCGTGCTGCTGCAGGTGGTGCTTGGTTCCGCCACCATGCCCGTGGCCAACCTGATGAAGCTCGGGCGCGGCGCGATCGTCCCGCTCGACCACCGTGTCGGCGAGCCCGTCGACATCGTCGTGAATGGCCGGGTGATCGCCCGCGGCGAAGTCGTCGTGGTCGAGGACGACAATTCGCGCTTCGGCGTGTCGCTGACCGAGATCATCGGGCCGCCCGGCTCGGAAATTTCGAGTTGA
- a CDS encoding flagellar hook-associated family protein, with product MRTSFISTANMINSTRSSILKLQSELTKGNKEITTGRYADVGLELGYKTSTSVSLYSKLGTLQSLIDNNKVVGSTLETTQAVLNNAVSGTSSFLEILNGTQTVIDPNLLVAQASSALSDFYSGVNTSSGGLYLFSGINSDSPPLNDFDAPGGLKEAIGTSFSTLIGGGSAGDISGDDMKTFLDGDFAALFSDANWGSWSDASSSNTKTQIGLSETATTSASANEPVFRNVIMAYTMITELDYPNLSAEAQQVVLDKTGKLLGSAISDFSHLEARLGAVQNRIDTSTDVLDNQKTLVKTQLNNIEGIDVAEAKTRVDTITTQIEMSYSLTANIKNLSILNYI from the coding sequence ATGCGGACCAGTTTCATCTCGACGGCCAACATGATCAACTCGACTCGCTCGAGCATTCTCAAGCTCCAGAGCGAGTTGACCAAGGGAAACAAGGAAATAACGACGGGCCGTTACGCCGACGTCGGACTTGAGCTTGGCTACAAGACGTCGACCAGTGTTTCGCTCTACAGCAAACTGGGTACGCTTCAGTCCCTGATCGACAACAACAAGGTCGTCGGGTCCACGCTGGAAACGACACAGGCGGTGCTCAACAACGCGGTGAGCGGCACGTCGTCTTTCCTGGAAATCCTGAACGGCACCCAGACGGTCATCGACCCTAACCTCCTCGTCGCGCAGGCTTCATCCGCCCTGAGCGACTTCTACAGCGGCGTCAACACCAGCAGCGGCGGCTTGTACCTGTTCAGCGGTATCAATTCCGACTCTCCGCCGCTGAACGATTTCGATGCGCCGGGTGGCCTCAAGGAGGCGATCGGCACGTCCTTCTCCACGCTGATCGGCGGTGGGTCTGCCGGCGACATCTCCGGCGACGATATGAAGACGTTCCTCGATGGGGATTTCGCCGCGCTGTTTTCGGACGCGAACTGGGGGTCGTGGTCGGATGCGTCGAGTTCCAACACCAAGACCCAGATCGGCCTGAGCGAGACGGCGACCACCTCGGCCAGCGCGAACGAGCCGGTGTTTCGCAACGTGATCATGGCCTACACCATGATCACGGAACTCGACTATCCCAATCTCAGCGCTGAGGCCCAGCAGGTCGTGCTCGACAAGACCGGCAAGCTGCTCGGCTCGGCGATTTCGGACTTCTCCCATCTCGAAGCGCGGCTTGGTGCCGTCCAGAACCGGATCGACACCTCGACCGACGTTCTGGATAACCAGAAGACCCTCGTCAAGACGCAGCTGAACAACATCGAAGGTATCGATGTTGCCGAGGCCAAGACGCGGGTCGATACGATTACGACGCAGATCGAGATGTCTTATTCGCTTACCGCGAATATAAAAAATCTCAGTATCTTGAACTATATTTAA
- the flgK gene encoding flagellar hook-associated protein FlgK produces MSLSLALNTAKSSMASVSAQISTSAKNISGATDATYSRKIAATTTTADGSVRYTTVRRAQDTALYNKMLGATSSAAEKDALLNGLDRLADTVGDTENEGSPASKIQALANTLTQYANLPSDQDRAASAVTAAKDLAATLNDATSTVTSVRQQADADMASSVENINDLLGQFQDLNNAVIRGTVAGADISTQLDQRDAVLAKISEELGVTTVTRGNNDMAIYTDSGVTLFETTARKVEFNQTTAYSPATVGNAVYIDGVQVTGAGASMPLQSGKLVGLATLRDEVAPTYQAQLDEVARGLIDTFQDGGADGLFTKTGSVTGVGLAGAIVVNAAVDPDQGGNPVLLRDGINTDYNPDDAASFSDRLFALTGALSATRTDYSAAAGIGTTGTLAGFASSSVGWLQNLRSDTTSSSQYQNTLLSNASEALSNVTGVNLDDEYALQLSLEQSYTASAKLMSVVQKMFDDLLSTV; encoded by the coding sequence ATGAGTCTCTCGCTTGCCCTGAATACCGCCAAGTCCTCGATGGCGTCGGTCTCCGCGCAGATTTCGACGTCCGCGAAGAACATTTCCGGTGCGACGGACGCGACCTACTCCCGCAAGATTGCGGCCACGACCACGACGGCCGATGGCTCGGTGCGCTACACGACGGTGCGCCGCGCGCAGGACACGGCCCTCTACAACAAGATGCTCGGTGCGACGTCCAGCGCGGCTGAAAAGGATGCGCTGCTGAATGGTCTCGACCGCCTCGCCGATACGGTCGGCGACACCGAAAACGAGGGCTCTCCCGCGTCCAAAATCCAGGCGTTGGCGAACACCCTGACCCAGTACGCCAACCTGCCGAGCGACCAGGACCGTGCCGCAAGCGCCGTCACTGCCGCCAAGGATCTCGCCGCAACGCTTAACGATGCGACCTCGACCGTTACCTCCGTGCGTCAGCAGGCCGATGCCGACATGGCGTCCTCGGTCGAGAACATCAACGATCTGCTCGGCCAGTTCCAGGATCTGAACAACGCCGTCATCCGCGGTACGGTGGCGGGCGCTGATATCTCCACACAGCTCGACCAGCGCGATGCCGTGCTCGCCAAGATTTCGGAGGAGCTGGGCGTCACCACGGTGACGCGCGGCAACAACGACATGGCGATCTATACCGACAGCGGCGTGACGCTGTTCGAGACGACCGCGCGCAAGGTCGAGTTCAATCAGACCACGGCCTATTCGCCGGCGACCGTCGGCAATGCCGTCTATATCGACGGCGTGCAGGTCACCGGTGCCGGCGCCTCGATGCCGCTGCAGTCGGGAAAGCTGGTCGGGCTGGCGACGCTGCGCGACGAGGTGGCTCCGACCTACCAGGCGCAGCTCGACGAGGTTGCCCGCGGACTGATCGACACCTTCCAGGACGGCGGCGCGGACGGCCTGTTCACCAAGACGGGCTCCGTCACAGGTGTCGGGCTGGCAGGGGCGATCGTCGTCAATGCGGCGGTGGACCCGGATCAGGGCGGGAATCCCGTCCTGCTGCGCGACGGTATCAACACCGACTACAATCCGGACGACGCGGCGAGCTTCTCCGATCGCCTGTTCGCTCTCACAGGTGCCCTTTCGGCGACCCGAACCGATTATTCGGCTGCCGCCGGCATCGGCACCACGGGGACGCTTGCCGGCTTCGCTTCATCGTCGGTCGGCTGGCTGCAGAACCTGCGTTCCGATACCACCTCGTCCTCACAGTACCAGAACACGCTCCTCAGCAACGCGTCCGAGGCGCTGTCCAATGTGACGGGCGTCAACCTGGACGACGAGTACGCGCTGCAGCTGTCGCTTGAGCAAAGCTATACGGCATCCGCCAAGCTGATGAGCGTGGTGCAGAAGATGTTCGACGACCTTCTCAGCACGGTGTGA